The Altererythrobacter sp. ZODW24 genome window below encodes:
- a CDS encoding GNAT family N-acetyltransferase, producing the protein MFIRTDRLFLRPAFPEDWQAMYNRLDDEGIVRNLARAPWPYRAEDAQAFAKRAQDPWRPGFVITMPGADGTPMVGQMGLGDDEGDTQIGYWIARPYWGRGIASEAGAAVLEVARMLGHKRLVAGHFTDNPASGRVLSKLGFRSTGEIRMDFSCGRGAKAPAMRYEMQLGEDSEECEVMRAA; encoded by the coding sequence ATGTTTATCCGCACCGACAGGTTGTTCCTGCGGCCCGCCTTTCCCGAAGATTGGCAAGCGATGTATAACCGGCTGGATGATGAGGGCATTGTCCGCAATCTGGCGCGTGCGCCGTGGCCTTATCGCGCGGAAGACGCCCAAGCCTTTGCCAAACGAGCGCAAGACCCGTGGCGGCCCGGCTTTGTTATCACCATGCCTGGCGCGGACGGTACGCCCATGGTGGGCCAAATGGGCCTCGGCGATGACGAAGGCGATACGCAGATCGGCTATTGGATTGCTCGCCCTTACTGGGGCCGGGGCATCGCTAGCGAGGCAGGTGCTGCGGTGCTGGAAGTCGCGCGGATGCTGGGCCACAAGCGCCTTGTGGCGGGGCACTTTACCGATAACCCCGCATCGGGCCGTGTCCTATCGAAACTCGGCTTCCGCTCCACCGGCGAAATCCGCATGGATTTCAGTTGTGGCCGCGGCGCGAAGGCACCTGCGATGCGTTATGAAATGCAACTGGGTGAGGACAGCGAAGAATGCGAGGTGATGCGCGCGGCTTAA
- a CDS encoding helix-turn-helix domain-containing protein, with amino-acid sequence MTTRRRLSPEESRRTALEAARALLIETGPQSVTLKAVASRIGRTHANLLHHFGSASGLQKALAKHLAAVICATIREAVFAQRAGLGSPREIVDLTFDAFDREGAGALASWMQISGNEDALDPIVETIHELVDELAGGHEDAEPLHKTTLTLVLMALGDALMGSAMSQALGLPRDEARNAAAAMLDRSIEENGVLAG; translated from the coding sequence ATGACCACTCGCCGCCGCCTATCGCCTGAGGAAAGCCGCCGCACCGCGCTTGAAGCTGCACGTGCGCTGCTGATCGAAACTGGGCCGCAGTCTGTGACTTTGAAGGCCGTGGCCTCAAGGATCGGGCGCACCCATGCCAATTTGCTCCACCATTTCGGTTCTGCGTCAGGTTTGCAGAAAGCACTCGCCAAACATCTCGCAGCAGTAATTTGCGCCACGATCCGCGAGGCGGTCTTCGCTCAGCGCGCGGGGCTAGGCAGTCCGCGCGAGATCGTTGATTTGACCTTTGACGCATTTGACCGCGAGGGCGCGGGGGCGTTGGCTTCGTGGATGCAAATCTCGGGCAATGAAGATGCACTTGATCCGATTGTCGAGACGATTCACGAACTGGTTGACGAGCTTGCTGGTGGTCATGAGGACGCCGAACCGCTCCATAAGACTACGCTTACGCTAGTGCTTATGGCGCTGGGTGATGCGTTGATGGGCTCCGCCATGTCGCAGGCGCTGGGATTGCCGCGTGACGAAGCGCGCAATGCTGCCGCCGCCATGCTGGACCGCTCGATTGAAGAAAACGGCGTTCTAGCGGGTTAA
- a CDS encoding folate-binding protein YgfZ — protein sequence MTATRLFDRAVIRLAPSEAGEHVTDFLQGLVTSDVAGVLPVWTALLTPQGKALFDFMVWPGENGALLIDCEADAAPALVKRLSLYRLRRKVSIEVDEGLGVHWQKEAGDHGVPDPRLGDLGTRWLAPTSDSDAAADTEWHAHRLSLAVPEGRAELGDGETLWLECNAAELQGVNFEKGCYVGQENTARMNWRQKINRRLLVVPLDRSDEKRRRIAYPDLGLAIDHLRVADLEPDLAPIWLKL from the coding sequence ATGACTGCAACCAGATTGTTTGATCGCGCCGTAATTCGCCTCGCTCCGAGCGAGGCTGGCGAACACGTAACCGATTTCTTGCAAGGGCTCGTCACCAGCGATGTTGCTGGAGTACTGCCTGTCTGGACAGCGCTGCTGACGCCGCAGGGCAAGGCGCTGTTCGATTTCATGGTGTGGCCCGGTGAAAACGGCGCATTGCTGATTGATTGCGAAGCGGATGCCGCGCCAGCGCTCGTCAAACGCCTTTCTCTATACCGTCTGCGCCGCAAGGTTTCGATCGAGGTCGATGAAGGCTTGGGCGTCCATTGGCAGAAAGAAGCCGGCGATCATGGTGTGCCAGACCCGCGGCTCGGTGATCTGGGAACACGCTGGCTTGCGCCCACTTCCGATAGCGATGCTGCCGCCGATACCGAATGGCACGCTCACCGGCTTTCACTCGCAGTTCCCGAGGGCCGCGCCGAATTGGGCGACGGCGAAACGTTATGGCTGGAATGCAATGCGGCCGAACTGCAGGGCGTGAATTTTGAAAAGGGCTGCTACGTCGGGCAAGAGAACACTGCGCGGATGAACTGGCGACAGAAGATAAATCGCCGCTTGCTGGTGGTTCCGCTTGATCGCTCGGACGAAAAACGCCGCCGGATCGCTTATCCTGACCTCGGCCTCGCGATCGACCATCTACGAGTCGCTGATCTTGAACCGGACCTCGCACCAATTTGGTTGAAGCTTTAA
- the pyrC gene encoding dihydroorotase, with translation MSAPATDSITIRRPDDWHVHLRDGDIMQGVVAHTAKQFARAIVMPNLSPPVTGAAAAVAYRERIEAALPADMNFTPLMTCYLTDASDPDEMEHGFKSGAFVAAKLYPANATTNSAHGVSDISAIRPALERMQKIGMPLLVHGEVTDHDVDIFDREAVFIERTMAGIVRDMPGLKVVFEHITTADAVAFVDASGPQVAATITPQHLHINRNAMLVGGMRPHAYCLPVAKREKHRLALRKAATSGSEKYFLGTDSAPHAVEAKESACGCAGIFNAPFAIESYAAVFDEEDALHKLEGFASLNGPKFYGLPVNEDTITLERAPHEVPASIDANGTSVVPFHAGETLSWRLRP, from the coding sequence ATGAGCGCACCGGCAACAGATTCGATCACCATCCGCCGCCCCGATGATTGGCATGTCCACTTGCGTGACGGGGATATTATGCAAGGCGTCGTGGCGCATACGGCCAAGCAGTTTGCCCGCGCGATTGTGATGCCGAACCTATCACCGCCAGTGACCGGTGCAGCAGCGGCGGTCGCCTATCGCGAGCGGATCGAAGCGGCTTTGCCAGCCGATATGAATTTCACGCCGCTGATGACCTGTTATCTGACTGACGCCAGCGATCCGGATGAAATGGAGCACGGGTTCAAATCGGGCGCATTCGTCGCGGCGAAACTTTATCCGGCCAATGCGACGACCAATTCAGCGCATGGTGTCAGCGACATTTCGGCTATTCGTCCTGCGCTGGAGCGGATGCAGAAAATTGGAATGCCGCTGCTCGTCCACGGCGAAGTCACAGACCATGATGTCGATATTTTCGACCGTGAGGCTGTATTTATCGAGCGCACTATGGCCGGGATCGTGCGTGATATGCCTGGGCTCAAGGTCGTGTTCGAGCATATCACTACGGCTGATGCGGTAGCTTTTGTCGATGCCAGCGGCCCGCAAGTGGCCGCGACCATCACGCCGCAGCATTTGCATATCAACCGCAATGCCATGCTCGTGGGCGGAATGCGTCCGCACGCTTATTGCCTGCCTGTCGCCAAGCGCGAGAAGCACAGGCTGGCATTGCGTAAAGCAGCGACGTCAGGCTCCGAGAAGTATTTCCTTGGCACAGACAGCGCGCCGCATGCGGTTGAGGCGAAGGAATCGGCCTGCGGCTGTGCGGGCATCTTCAACGCGCCCTTCGCCATCGAAAGCTATGCCGCTGTATTCGATGAAGAAGACGCGCTGCATAAACTCGAAGGCTTCGCCAGCCTAAACGGCCCAAAATTCTACGGACTGCCGGTGAATGAAGACACGATCACGCTCGAAAGGGCGCCGCATGAAGTGCCAGCATCAATTGATGCAAATGGCACCAGCGTCGTTCCATTCCATGCTGGCGAAACGCTCAGCTGGCGGCTGAGGCCTTAA
- the rarD gene encoding EamA family transporter RarD — MPTPQTSTPDRTGLLAALSAYVMWGFLPLYLILVQVVPPTEFVAWRIIFTVPICLLIVMLRRQMPEIRAALTDRRVILTLLGSATLIGVNWFVYVWAIQNGNVYAASLGYYINPLLNVVLGTVFLGEVLTRRQWFAAGLAAAGIALLLGGALTTLWISLTLAGSFATYGLLRKQVAVGALPGLTIESALLLPLALGIAWVFAAGPDGSAVAVSAELTLSIMLGGALTAIPLLLFAIAARRMNYSTLGFIQFLAPTIVFILGLTVFEEELQLVQLACFVMIWSAAAIFVWDIVQRSRIAVKASAAS, encoded by the coding sequence TTGCCCACACCGCAGACCTCAACACCGGACCGCACGGGACTGCTCGCTGCGCTGAGCGCTTACGTGATGTGGGGCTTCCTCCCACTCTATTTGATATTGGTGCAGGTGGTTCCGCCGACGGAGTTCGTCGCATGGCGGATAATCTTTACGGTACCGATCTGCCTGTTGATCGTGATGCTGCGGCGACAAATGCCGGAAATCCGCGCAGCACTGACCGATCGGCGCGTGATCTTGACACTTTTGGGTAGCGCGACGCTGATCGGGGTGAACTGGTTCGTCTATGTCTGGGCGATCCAGAACGGCAACGTCTATGCTGCCAGCCTTGGCTATTACATAAACCCGCTGCTCAATGTGGTGCTGGGTACCGTTTTCCTTGGCGAGGTGTTGACGCGGCGGCAGTGGTTCGCTGCCGGGCTAGCGGCGGCAGGCATCGCGTTGCTGTTGGGCGGGGCGCTGACAACCTTGTGGATCAGCCTTACGCTTGCAGGCAGTTTCGCCACCTATGGCCTGTTGCGCAAGCAGGTCGCCGTGGGCGCCCTGCCTGGCCTGACGATCGAATCAGCGCTGCTATTGCCACTGGCCCTCGGCATCGCTTGGGTGTTCGCAGCAGGCCCCGATGGATCCGCTGTTGCGGTTAGTGCCGAATTGACGCTGTCGATCATGTTGGGCGGCGCGCTAACCGCGATACCGTTGCTGCTCTTCGCAATTGCGGCACGCCGGATGAACTACTCGACGCTCGGCTTCATCCAGTTTCTCGCGCCGACGATCGTGTTTATTCTGGGCCTGACCGTATTCGAGGAAGAGCTGCAGCTGGTACAGCTCGCCTGTTTCGTCATGATCTGGAGCGCAGCGGCGATTTTCGTTTGGGATATTGTCCAGCGCAGCCGTATCGCTGTTAAGGCCTCAGCCGCCAGCTGA
- a CDS encoding glycine zipper 2TM domain-containing protein, whose protein sequence is MSTFTMKSAAIALAIPSLAFAVPAAAATPAQSVQGTSQAATYGASIPGAEIYEHGRHKRYKRGHSHRRDYRSNRRYDERVGRNTRVWQGDDGRYYCRKENGTTGLLIGGVVGGLAGREIARDRTLGAIIGAAGGALLGRAIDRSNSRCR, encoded by the coding sequence ATGAGCACGTTCACAATGAAATCCGCCGCAATAGCTCTGGCCATTCCAAGCCTCGCTTTTGCCGTTCCCGCAGCTGCTGCGACACCAGCGCAGTCAGTGCAGGGCACTTCGCAAGCTGCCACTTATGGCGCATCGATCCCTGGCGCAGAAATTTACGAGCACGGCCGCCACAAGCGTTACAAGCGTGGCCACAGCCACCGCCGCGATTACCGCAGTAACCGCCGCTATGACGAGCGCGTCGGTCGCAACACCCGCGTATGGCAGGGCGATGATGGCCGGTATTATTGCCGCAAGGAAAACGGCACGACCGGTCTGTTGATCGGCGGCGTTGTCGGCGGCCTGGCCGGACGCGAAATCGCCCGTGACCGCACACTTGGCGCCATTATCGGCGCAGCTGGCGGCGCGCTGCTTGGCCGGGCGATTGATCGCAGCAACTCCCGCTGCCGCTAA
- the astD gene encoding succinylglutamate-semialdehyde dehydrogenase, whose amino-acid sequence MSDNLIISVEPATGEELWRAEKSDVDAIVDRARRAWPAWAAQSLTTRMETVRRFANEVRKENETFAELIARETGKPMWEARTEVEAVVNKVEISIRAYSDRTGQKRLDSALQGTAALRHKPHGVMAVLGPYNFPAHLPNGHIIPALIAGNAVIFKPSEKTPAVGEFLLKCLHKAGLPSAVAQLVVGGPDEGKALVAHRGVDGVLFTGSAQAGIAINKKLATQPGKIVALEMGGNNPLIVWDTPLFLDAASLVIQSAFTTAGQRCSAARRLIVKSSMYDDLMVEVKKLADRIIVGGPMDDPQPFMGPVIDNDAADQLTESFLYLLSNGGKAIKHLVKPQDDLPFLSPSIIDTTKMTDRPDVELFGPLLQVIRVDDFDEAIAEANNTRFGLAASLVGGTPQEYNRFWANIRAGIVNWNRPTNGASSAAPFGGTGLSGNHRPSAFYAADYCAYPVASTELEQPRATVGVGFRDS is encoded by the coding sequence ATGAGCGACAATTTGATCATCTCGGTTGAGCCAGCAACCGGCGAAGAACTGTGGCGCGCCGAGAAAAGCGATGTCGATGCAATTGTCGACCGTGCCCGTCGCGCATGGCCTGCCTGGGCCGCGCAATCACTGACGACGCGGATGGAGACAGTCCGCCGTTTCGCCAATGAAGTCCGCAAAGAAAATGAAACCTTCGCCGAACTGATCGCGCGCGAAACCGGCAAGCCGATGTGGGAAGCCCGCACCGAAGTCGAAGCCGTGGTCAACAAGGTCGAAATCTCCATCCGCGCCTATTCTGATCGTACCGGTCAAAAGCGCCTCGACAGCGCTCTGCAAGGCACCGCTGCCCTTCGCCACAAGCCGCATGGTGTTATGGCGGTTCTTGGCCCGTATAACTTCCCTGCACATTTGCCCAATGGCCACATCATTCCAGCACTGATCGCGGGCAATGCGGTTATCTTCAAGCCAAGCGAGAAGACGCCAGCTGTGGGCGAATTCTTGCTCAAATGCCTTCACAAGGCGGGCCTGCCATCAGCCGTTGCCCAGCTGGTAGTCGGCGGCCCTGATGAAGGTAAGGCACTGGTCGCGCATCGCGGCGTCGACGGGGTGCTGTTCACAGGTTCAGCTCAGGCGGGCATTGCGATCAACAAGAAACTGGCGACCCAACCGGGGAAGATCGTTGCGCTCGAAATGGGCGGAAATAATCCGCTGATCGTGTGGGACACGCCGCTGTTCTTGGATGCAGCATCTCTGGTGATCCAGTCCGCGTTCACCACTGCGGGACAGCGATGCAGCGCAGCGCGCCGCTTGATCGTAAAATCCAGCATGTATGATGATCTGATGGTCGAGGTGAAGAAACTCGCTGACCGGATCATCGTGGGCGGGCCAATGGACGATCCGCAACCCTTCATGGGACCGGTTATCGACAATGATGCCGCTGACCAGTTGACCGAAAGCTTCCTCTATCTGCTGTCCAATGGCGGCAAGGCGATCAAGCATCTGGTTAAGCCGCAAGACGATCTACCATTCCTATCACCGTCGATCATCGACACGACCAAAATGACTGACCGGCCCGATGTCGAATTGTTCGGGCCGCTGCTGCAAGTCATCCGCGTGGACGATTTCGATGAAGCCATTGCTGAGGCAAACAACACACGCTTTGGTCTCGCTGCTTCCCTAGTTGGCGGCACGCCGCAGGAATATAACCGTTTCTGGGCCAATATCCGCGCCGGTATCGTGAACTGGAACCGGCCAACCAATGGCGCGTCATCGGCTGCGCCATTTGGCGGCACCGGCCTGTCAGGCAATCATCGCCCCAGCGCATTCTATGCGGCGGATTACTGCGCCTATCCTGTGGCAAGCACCGAGTTGGAGCAGCCGCGCGCAACCGTGGGTGTCGGTTTCCGCGATAGCTAA
- a CDS encoding protein adenylyltransferase SelO family protein — translation MPSQPQAADYSADPVILEVAAWLADPVKAADFPKTELRFRNDRWDKAVGLDGINDDKFTTYFGHFEPLPDNLKEPLAMRYHGHQFRTYNPDIGDGRGFLFGQLRDGSGRLLDFGTKGSGTTPYSRTADGRLTLKGGVREILATEMLEALGANTSKTFAIIETGEELQRGDEPSPTRSAVMTRLSHGHIRIGSFQRLAVLEEEDHLRALIDYSLKHFPGPLPPEDASGREEPAIILLHQVIERMADLAASYMVAGFVHGVLNTDNMNISGESFDYGPWRWLPSWAPGFTAAYFDQTGLYAFGRQPEAIHWNCGQLAISFSQIADRDALVGALERFGPLYQEAMANRWLWRLGVKPKGTESDTKVLEASEQTMRDAKIGPDEFFFQYRGGRDATGALADALKPYVTTDSDHPYWSEGAPVSMLIDEVETLWSAIAERDDWQPLYDKVAAIRRMGEALGAAPVPAGHL, via the coding sequence ATGCCATCCCAACCGCAAGCCGCCGATTATTCTGCTGATCCCGTAATTCTTGAGGTGGCCGCATGGCTGGCCGACCCAGTCAAGGCGGCGGATTTTCCAAAGACTGAACTTCGCTTCCGCAATGATCGGTGGGACAAAGCGGTTGGACTTGACGGCATCAACGATGATAAATTTACGACATATTTCGGGCACTTCGAGCCGCTTCCTGATAATCTAAAAGAGCCGCTAGCCATGCGCTATCACGGCCATCAGTTCCGAACGTACAACCCCGACATCGGTGACGGACGCGGCTTTCTGTTCGGACAATTGCGTGACGGTTCTGGCCGTTTGCTCGATTTCGGTACCAAGGGTTCGGGCACGACCCCGTACAGCCGAACTGCCGATGGACGCCTGACGTTGAAGGGCGGTGTCCGTGAAATTCTTGCTACGGAAATGCTTGAGGCTTTGGGCGCAAACACTTCCAAAACCTTCGCAATTATTGAAACGGGCGAAGAGCTGCAGCGCGGCGATGAACCTTCGCCTACACGCTCGGCCGTCATGACTCGCTTGAGCCATGGCCATATCCGCATCGGCAGTTTTCAGCGCCTCGCCGTGCTAGAGGAAGAGGATCATCTACGGGCTCTGATCGATTACTCGCTCAAACATTTCCCCGGACCTCTCCCACCCGAAGATGCTTCGGGACGCGAAGAGCCAGCGATAATCCTGCTGCACCAAGTAATTGAACGTATGGCTGATCTTGCAGCCAGTTATATGGTCGCAGGCTTCGTTCATGGGGTTCTCAACACCGACAATATGAACATCAGCGGCGAGAGTTTTGATTACGGGCCGTGGCGCTGGTTACCCTCTTGGGCACCCGGATTTACAGCAGCTTACTTCGACCAGACTGGGCTATATGCCTTTGGCCGCCAGCCCGAAGCTATCCACTGGAATTGCGGACAACTCGCCATTTCATTCAGCCAGATCGCTGATCGCGATGCTCTGGTCGGCGCGCTGGAGCGCTTCGGACCGCTTTATCAAGAGGCTATGGCGAACCGCTGGCTCTGGCGTTTGGGCGTGAAACCTAAAGGGACAGAGAGTGACACAAAGGTACTGGAAGCGTCTGAACAGACCATGCGCGATGCCAAGATCGGACCGGACGAGTTCTTCTTCCAATATCGCGGCGGCAGAGATGCAACTGGTGCTCTGGCCGATGCTCTGAAACCTTACGTGACTACAGATTCCGATCATCCCTATTGGTCCGAAGGGGCGCCAGTTTCGATGCTGATCGATGAAGTCGAAACACTCTGGTCAGCAATTGCGGAACGCGATGATTGGCAGCCGCTTTATGACAAAGTGGCTGCGATCCGGCGGATGGGCGAAGCGCTTGGCGCTGCTCCGGTTCCGGCAGGACATCTTTAA
- a CDS encoding alpha/beta hydrolase, whose product MDQEFTDRFWDSPDGLKLHFRDYAAHADVPADRPPVICLPGLTRNARDFDGVASRIAGEWRVICIDNRGRAQSEYAKESATYNPLTYVGDLLALLAQESIDRFVAIGTSLGGLMTMLLAATGPERIAGALLNDIGPELDPAGIARISGYVGQGRSFPTWMHAARTLADGNGDYFPDFETADWLTMAKRNMCVTSNGRIGFDYDMKIAEPIAADESNAAPPNLWPAYEALAGRPVTILRGELSDLFSKETFEEMQRRIPDAEGVTIPRVGHAPFLEEPESQAAIDRLLERVR is encoded by the coding sequence ATGGATCAGGAATTTACCGACCGTTTCTGGGACAGCCCTGACGGGCTGAAGCTGCATTTCCGTGACTATGCCGCCCATGCGGACGTCCCCGCGGATCGTCCTCCGGTGATCTGCCTTCCTGGCCTCACTCGCAATGCGCGTGACTTCGACGGGGTCGCGTCGCGTATCGCGGGTGAGTGGCGGGTCATCTGCATCGACAATCGCGGCCGTGCGCAGAGCGAATACGCCAAGGAAAGCGCGACCTATAATCCGCTTACTTATGTTGGCGATCTGCTGGCTTTGCTAGCGCAGGAGAGCATCGACCGCTTTGTGGCAATTGGGACTTCGCTGGGCGGGTTGATGACGATGTTGCTCGCGGCGACCGGTCCTGAGCGGATCGCAGGGGCCTTGCTAAATGATATCGGCCCGGAGCTTGATCCAGCCGGTATCGCAAGGATCAGTGGCTATGTCGGGCAAGGGCGTAGTTTCCCCACTTGGATGCACGCCGCCAGAACATTGGCTGACGGTAATGGTGATTACTTTCCAGACTTTGAAACGGCTGACTGGCTGACTATGGCGAAGCGGAATATGTGCGTGACCAGCAATGGCCGTATCGGTTTTGACTATGATATGAAGATCGCCGAGCCGATTGCTGCTGATGAAAGCAATGCTGCGCCGCCAAACCTTTGGCCGGCATATGAAGCGCTGGCAGGACGTCCGGTGACAATTCTGCGCGGTGAGCTGTCGGACCTGTTCTCAAAAGAAACGTTTGAGGAAATGCAGCGCCGCATCCCGGACGCTGAGGGCGTGACGATACCGCGCGTCGGCCATGCGCCATTCCTTGAGGAACCAGAATCACAGGCTGCGATAGACCGGCTGTTGGAGCGCGTGCGGTGA
- a CDS encoding glycosyltransferase: MKTAEAGPPRVLHLHSTFNAGGKELRAVRLMNAFGNKLHHTVVSAEADRMEAATRLDKSIQVSFPKDFPSLKGKPTPGRLQKIAKAMQGFDLILTYNWGAMDAVMAHTLFAQALSLPPLVHHEDGFNADEIHKLKKTRNWFRRIALGRTATLVVPSEKLEGIALVDWQQPIGRVTRIPNGIPTRAYAKKPKPDAIRGVVKRKGEHWVGTVAGLREVKNLPRLVRAFAPLPSEWQLVILGEGPERQAIRDTADELGIAHRVHLPGFVADPSAAVGLFDIFALSSDSEQFPLSVVEGMAAGLPISAPDVGDVKHIVSEENLPYISPSGNVERLSENLFELASDRLLRTKLGEANRQRALGEFDEKAMITAYGRLYGRWLELEGLARETA, from the coding sequence GTGAAGACTGCCGAGGCCGGGCCTCCGCGCGTCCTGCATCTTCATTCGACCTTCAATGCGGGCGGTAAAGAGCTGCGCGCGGTTCGCCTGATGAATGCGTTTGGCAACAAACTGCACCACACGGTTGTGTCCGCCGAAGCGGACCGGATGGAAGCCGCCACTAGGCTCGACAAAAGCATACAGGTCAGTTTCCCGAAGGATTTTCCGTCGCTTAAGGGCAAGCCAACGCCTGGCAGATTGCAAAAAATTGCCAAGGCGATGCAGGGTTTTGACCTGATCCTGACCTACAATTGGGGCGCGATGGATGCGGTGATGGCACATACGCTTTTCGCGCAAGCCTTGTCGCTGCCGCCGCTGGTCCATCATGAGGATGGCTTCAATGCGGACGAGATTCACAAGCTGAAGAAAACCCGCAACTGGTTCCGGCGGATTGCGCTTGGCCGCACGGCGACGTTGGTTGTACCGTCCGAAAAGCTCGAGGGTATAGCACTGGTTGATTGGCAGCAGCCGATTGGCCGCGTTACCCGCATTCCCAATGGAATTCCGACACGCGCCTATGCGAAAAAACCGAAACCCGATGCGATCAGAGGTGTCGTGAAGCGCAAGGGCGAGCATTGGGTCGGCACAGTTGCGGGCCTTCGCGAAGTGAAAAACCTTCCGCGTTTGGTTCGCGCATTCGCGCCGTTGCCGAGTGAATGGCAATTGGTGATTCTCGGCGAAGGGCCCGAGCGCCAGGCAATCCGCGACACAGCAGATGAGTTGGGAATTGCGCACCGCGTCCATTTGCCCGGTTTTGTTGCTGATCCGTCGGCTGCAGTCGGTCTGTTCGATATCTTTGCGCTATCGTCCGATAGTGAGCAGTTCCCGCTGTCCGTAGTGGAGGGCATGGCGGCTGGCTTACCTATTTCCGCACCCGATGTTGGTGATGTGAAGCATATCGTGTCGGAAGAAAATCTGCCCTATATTTCGCCCTCAGGGAACGTGGAACGGCTATCCGAGAATTTGTTTGAGTTGGCTAGCGACCGTCTGCTGCGGACAAAACTTGGCGAGGCAAATCGCCAGCGTGCGCTTGGCGAATTTGATGAAAAGGCCATGATCACCGCCTATGGCCGTTTGTACGGGCGCTGGCTTGAATTGGAGGGATTGGCGCGCGAAACCGCCTAA
- a CDS encoding tetratricopeptide repeat protein, giving the protein MAKKPEPKSREEKQADKQAASEDVLLREVDDAVRQDQYSDAAKKYGVPAIALLVLGLAAFGGYLFWQGQTAASDEKRSEQLVQALDQIEAGNLKSGSDALEPLVADGGGGTKAAAQMLKAGIALEQGRKAEAVGLFAAIADDSGAPEAYRSIARIREVASNFDAMKPEDVIAKLQPLAVPDTPFFGSAGELVGIAYLEQGKNAEAGALFASIARDESVPESLRNRARQMSGLLGVDAIDDVDDVLGDSAASAGAAGAQAPQPGN; this is encoded by the coding sequence TTGGCCAAGAAACCAGAACCCAAATCCCGCGAAGAGAAACAGGCAGACAAGCAAGCTGCGTCCGAGGACGTATTACTGCGCGAAGTCGATGATGCCGTGAGGCAGGATCAATACTCTGACGCCGCCAAGAAATATGGTGTGCCAGCGATCGCGCTTCTCGTGCTCGGCCTAGCTGCTTTTGGCGGTTATCTGTTTTGGCAGGGGCAAACTGCCGCTAGCGATGAAAAACGCAGCGAACAGCTGGTTCAGGCGCTCGATCAAATCGAAGCCGGCAACTTGAAGAGCGGCAGCGATGCGCTCGAACCATTGGTTGCAGATGGCGGGGGCGGCACGAAGGCTGCTGCACAGATGCTTAAGGCGGGAATCGCGCTTGAGCAGGGCCGTAAGGCCGAAGCTGTTGGTCTGTTCGCCGCAATTGCTGACGATTCCGGGGCACCAGAAGCGTATCGTTCAATTGCGCGCATCCGCGAAGTCGCCAGCAATTTTGATGCGATGAAGCCGGAAGATGTGATCGCGAAACTCCAACCACTGGCTGTGCCTGATACGCCGTTCTTCGGCAGCGCGGGCGAGCTGGTTGGCATTGCATACCTTGAGCAGGGCAAAAATGCCGAAGCCGGGGCGCTGTTCGCCTCCATCGCACGTGATGAAAGCGTGCCTGAATCGCTGCGCAATCGTGCGCGGCAAATGTCCGGCCTTCTGGGCGTGGATGCGATCGACGATGTCGACGACGTGCTGGGTGATAGTGCCGCGTCTGCCGGTGCCGCCGGCGCGCAGGCACCGCAACCTGGCAACTGA